A single region of the Streptomyces sp. ITFR-16 genome encodes:
- a CDS encoding metal-sulfur cluster assembly factor, which produces MSDNETLTTKPASEEEVREALYDVVDPELGIDVVNLGLIYGIHIDDANIATLDMTLTSAACPLTDVIEDQAKSATDGIVNELRINWVWMPPWGPDKITDDGREQLRALGFNV; this is translated from the coding sequence ATGAGCGACAACGAGACCCTCACCACCAAGCCGGCCTCCGAGGAGGAGGTCCGCGAAGCGCTGTACGACGTGGTCGACCCCGAGCTGGGGATCGACGTCGTCAACCTGGGGCTGATCTACGGCATCCACATCGACGACGCCAACATCGCCACGCTGGACATGACACTGACGTCGGCGGCCTGTCCGCTGACCGATGTGATCGAGGACCAGGCGAAGTCCGCCACCGACGGCATCGTCAACGAACTCCGGATCAACTGGGTCTGGATGCCGCCGTGGGGCCCCGACAAGATCACGGACGACGGCCGCGAGCAGCTGCGCGCGCTGGGCTTCAACGTCTGA
- a CDS encoding alpha-ketoglutarate-dependent dioxygenase AlkB translates to MAPHQLQGSLFDQGDEVRLGPLGGMRRTVLGHGAWIDLLPGWLSGAGTLFERLAADVPWKAERREMYERVVDVPRLLAFYGAGEPLPHPVLDEARRALSTHYRAELGEEFATAGLCHYRDGRDSVAWHGDRIGRGAREDTMVAILSVGTPRDLLLRPVGGGGAVRRPLGHGDLIVMGGSCQRTWEHAVPKSARTAGGRISIQFRPRGVR, encoded by the coding sequence ATGGCACCGCACCAGCTCCAGGGATCGCTCTTCGACCAGGGCGACGAGGTACGCCTGGGCCCGCTGGGCGGGATGCGCAGGACGGTTCTCGGTCACGGGGCCTGGATCGACCTGCTGCCGGGATGGCTCAGCGGTGCCGGGACGCTGTTCGAACGGCTGGCCGCCGACGTCCCGTGGAAGGCGGAGCGCCGGGAGATGTACGAGCGCGTCGTGGACGTGCCCCGGCTGCTCGCCTTCTACGGGGCCGGCGAGCCGCTGCCGCACCCCGTTCTCGACGAGGCGCGCCGGGCCCTGTCCACGCACTACCGCGCCGAGCTCGGCGAGGAGTTCGCGACGGCCGGCCTGTGCCACTACCGCGACGGGCGCGACAGCGTGGCCTGGCACGGCGACCGCATCGGCCGGGGCGCCCGCGAGGACACGATGGTCGCCATCCTCTCCGTCGGCACCCCCCGCGACCTGCTGCTGCGCCCGGTGGGCGGTGGCGGGGCCGTGCGCCGCCCACTGGGGCACGGCGACCTGATCGTGATGGGCGGCTCGTGCCAGCGGACCTGGGAGCACGCCGTCCCCAAGTCCGCCCGGACCGCCGGCGGACGCATCAGCATCCAGTTCCGGCCGCGCGGGGTGCGGTAA
- the sufU gene encoding Fe-S cluster assembly sulfur transfer protein SufU, translated as MKLDSMYQEVILDHYKHPHGRGLRDGDAEVHHVNPTCGDEITLRVRYEGETIADVSYEGQGCSISQASASVLNELLVGKELGEAQKIQAAFLELMQSKGQLEPDDAMEEVLEDAVAFAGVSKYPARVKCALLSWMAWKDATAKALSEGKTA; from the coding sequence GTGAAGCTTGATTCCATGTACCAGGAAGTGATCCTGGACCACTACAAGCACCCCCACGGGCGCGGCCTGCGGGACGGCGACGCCGAGGTGCATCACGTCAATCCGACGTGCGGTGACGAGATCACACTGCGGGTGCGGTACGAGGGCGAGACGATCGCCGACGTGAGTTACGAGGGCCAGGGCTGCTCCATCAGCCAGGCCAGCGCCTCCGTGCTGAACGAGCTGCTGGTCGGCAAGGAACTGGGCGAGGCGCAGAAGATCCAGGCCGCGTTCCTGGAACTGATGCAGTCCAAGGGACAGCTGGAGCCGGACGACGCGATGGAGGAGGTGCTGGAGGACGCCGTGGCGTTCGCCGGTGTCTCCAAGTACCCGGCCCGGGTCAAGTGCGCGCTGCTGAGCTGGATGGCGTGGAAGGACGCGACGGCGAAGGCGCTGTCCGAAGGGAAGACCGCATGA
- the sufB gene encoding Fe-S cluster assembly protein SufB: protein MTLPTETAHPELDGLGTYEFGWADSDAAGAAAKRGLSEAVVRDISEKKNEPEWMLKLRLKGLKLFGKKPMPNWGSDLSGIDFDNIKYFVRSTEKQAESWEDLPEDIKNTYDKLGIPEAEKQRLVAGVAAQYESEVVYHQINEELEAQGVIFMDTDTALKEHPELFKEYFGTVIPVGDNKFASLNSAVWSGGSFIYVPKGVHVEIPLQAYFRINTENMGQFERTLIIVDEDAYVHYVEGCTAPIYSSDSLHSAVVEIIVKKGGRCRYTTIQNWSNNVYNLVTKRAVAYEGATMEWVDGNIGSKVTMKYPAVYLMGEHAKGETLSIAFAGEGQHQDAGAKMVHMAPNTSSNIVSKSVARGGGRTSYRGLIEIGEGAPGAKSNVLCDALLVDTISRSDTYPYVDVREDDVSMGHEATVSKVSEDQLFYLMSRGMTEFEAMAMIVRGFVEPIAKELPMEYALELNRLIELQMEGSVG, encoded by the coding sequence ATGACGCTCCCTACGGAGACTGCCCACCCTGAGCTCGATGGCCTGGGCACGTACGAATTCGGCTGGGCCGACTCCGACGCGGCAGGCGCGGCAGCCAAGCGCGGCCTCTCCGAGGCCGTCGTCCGCGACATCTCGGAGAAGAAGAACGAGCCCGAGTGGATGCTGAAGCTGCGGCTCAAGGGCCTCAAGCTCTTCGGCAAGAAGCCCATGCCCAACTGGGGCTCGGACCTCTCGGGCATCGACTTCGACAACATCAAGTACTTCGTGCGGTCGACGGAGAAGCAGGCGGAGTCCTGGGAGGACCTGCCCGAGGACATCAAGAATACGTACGACAAGCTCGGCATCCCCGAGGCGGAGAAGCAGCGCCTGGTCGCCGGTGTCGCCGCGCAGTACGAGTCCGAGGTCGTCTACCACCAGATCAACGAGGAGCTGGAGGCGCAGGGTGTCATCTTCATGGACACCGACACCGCGCTGAAGGAGCACCCGGAGCTCTTCAAGGAGTACTTCGGCACCGTCATCCCGGTCGGCGACAACAAGTTCGCCTCGCTGAACTCGGCCGTGTGGTCCGGTGGCTCGTTCATCTACGTGCCGAAGGGTGTGCACGTCGAGATCCCGCTCCAGGCCTACTTCCGTATCAACACGGAGAACATGGGCCAGTTCGAGCGGACGCTGATCATCGTCGACGAGGACGCCTACGTCCACTACGTCGAGGGCTGCACCGCCCCGATCTACTCCTCGGACTCCCTGCACTCCGCGGTCGTCGAGATCATCGTGAAGAAGGGCGGCCGCTGCCGCTACACGACGATCCAGAACTGGTCGAACAACGTCTACAACCTGGTCACCAAGCGCGCCGTGGCCTACGAGGGCGCGACCATGGAGTGGGTCGACGGCAACATCGGCTCCAAGGTCACCATGAAGTACCCGGCCGTCTACCTGATGGGCGAGCACGCCAAGGGCGAGACCCTGTCCATCGCCTTCGCGGGCGAGGGCCAGCACCAGGACGCCGGCGCCAAGATGGTCCACATGGCCCCGAACACCTCGTCCAACATCGTCTCCAAGTCGGTGGCACGAGGCGGCGGCCGCACCTCCTACCGCGGTCTGATCGAGATCGGTGAGGGCGCGCCGGGCGCGAAGTCCAACGTGCTGTGCGACGCGCTCCTGGTCGACACCATCTCGCGCTCCGACACCTACCCGTACGTCGACGTCCGCGAGGACGACGTGTCGATGGGTCACGAGGCGACCGTCTCCAAGGTCTCCGAGGACCAGCTCTTCTATCTGATGAGCCGCGGCATGACCGAGTTCGAGGCCATGGCGATGATCGTGCGCGGCTTCGTCGAGCCGATCGCGAAGGAGCTCCCCATGGAGTACGCGCTCGAGCTCAACCGGCTGATCGAGCTGCAGATGGAGGGTTCGGTCGGCTAG
- a CDS encoding DUF3616 domain-containing protein produces MPHSPVLRHHRAVAAGGALALAALVPAVPAHAASYGTPTISFSADYLSGAVGASGDPVVTVTVAQSGADADALGVAASASSKSSVAAPGDVTVTGTGATRQLRVTAHARGYTDLTVKVTGLGGKSATRKLHYAASAAVQNAADTHYLTGSSDASAAVDAGGGYAVVADDESNTLRLYDRNASGAPVRTWDVAKKLGVSKEVDIEGATRIGNTIYWTGSLGNNKDGEYKADRNTVFTTTVTGSGASTQLTVGGSYKKLRDDLVAWDKSNGDRYGFAKGTKSGQVPKQIDGFNIEGLEFAPGSTTTAYLGFRAPLVPPKEGAKALIVPVTNFDKVAGSGAKAVIGSPIELDLGGLSIRDIRKNSADQYLIVAGSWAADDNSDPYAVYSWDGVAGHAPVKRLDLPTADPGGWEAVVDVPDLTVPGARAQLITDAGSADLYGDGTEAKDLDHAEWKKSRATWFTLNG; encoded by the coding sequence GTGCCGCATTCCCCTGTCCTCCGCCACCACCGGGCCGTCGCAGCAGGAGGCGCGCTGGCGCTGGCGGCCCTGGTGCCGGCCGTGCCCGCGCACGCCGCGAGCTACGGAACGCCGACGATCTCGTTCTCCGCCGACTATCTCTCCGGCGCCGTCGGGGCCAGCGGCGACCCGGTGGTCACGGTCACCGTCGCCCAGAGCGGAGCCGACGCCGACGCGCTAGGGGTGGCCGCCTCCGCCAGCTCCAAGTCGTCCGTGGCCGCGCCCGGCGACGTCACCGTGACCGGCACCGGCGCCACCCGGCAGCTCCGGGTCACCGCCCACGCCCGCGGCTACACCGACCTCACCGTCAAGGTCACCGGCCTCGGCGGCAAGAGCGCCACCAGGAAGCTGCACTACGCGGCCTCCGCCGCCGTGCAGAACGCCGCCGACACCCACTACCTGACCGGCTCCTCCGACGCCTCGGCCGCCGTCGACGCCGGCGGCGGCTATGCGGTGGTCGCCGACGACGAGTCCAACACGCTGCGCCTGTACGACCGCAACGCCTCCGGCGCGCCCGTAAGGACCTGGGACGTGGCGAAGAAGCTCGGTGTCTCCAAGGAGGTGGACATCGAGGGCGCGACCCGCATCGGCAACACGATCTACTGGACGGGCTCGCTGGGCAACAACAAGGACGGCGAGTACAAGGCGGACCGCAACACCGTCTTCACCACCACGGTGACCGGCTCCGGGGCGTCCACCCAGCTGACCGTCGGCGGCTCGTACAAGAAGCTCCGGGACGACCTCGTCGCCTGGGACAAGTCCAACGGCGACCGCTACGGCTTCGCCAAGGGGACGAAGAGCGGCCAGGTGCCCAAGCAGATCGACGGCTTCAACATCGAGGGCCTGGAGTTCGCGCCCGGTTCGACGACCACCGCCTACCTCGGCTTCCGGGCGCCGCTCGTCCCGCCGAAGGAGGGCGCCAAGGCATTGATCGTGCCCGTGACCAACTTCGACAAGGTGGCGGGCTCCGGGGCGAAGGCCGTCATCGGCAGCCCCATCGAGCTGGACCTCGGCGGGCTCAGCATCCGTGACATCCGGAAGAACTCCGCCGACCAGTACCTGATCGTGGCCGGCTCCTGGGCGGCGGACGACAACTCCGACCCGTACGCCGTCTACTCCTGGGACGGCGTCGCCGGCCACGCGCCGGTGAAGCGTCTCGACCTGCCGACCGCCGACCCGGGCGGCTGGGAGGCCGTGGTGGACGTGCCGGACCTGACGGTGCCCGGCGCCCGCGCGCAGCTGATCACGGACGCCGGTTCGGCCGATCTGTACGGGGACGGCACCGAGGCCAAGGACCTGGACCACGCCGAGTGGAAGAAGTCCCGCGCGACCTGGTTCACGCTCAACGGCTGA
- a CDS encoding cysteine desulfurase: protein MTQLPGLLDTEAIRKDFPLLDRTVHDGKKIVYLDSAATSQKPRQVLDALNEYYERHNANVHRGVYTIAEEATALYEGARDKIAAFINAPSRNEVIFTKNASESLNLVANMLGWADEPYRVDHETEIVTTEMEHHSNIVPWQLLSQRTGAKLKWFGITDDGRLDLSNIDEIITEKTKIVSFTLVSNIMGTINPVEQIVRRAQEVGALVCIDASQAAPHMVLDVQALQADFVAFTGHKMVGPTGIGVLWGRQELLEDLPPFLGGGEMIETVSMHSSTYAPAPHKFEAGTPPIAQAVGLGAAVDYLSAIGMENIHRHEQAITAYAVKRLLEVPDLRIIGPATAEDRGATISFTLGDIHPHDVGQVLDEQGIAVRVGHHCARPVCLRYGIPATTRASFYLYSTPAEVDALVDGLEHVRNFFG from the coding sequence GTGACACAGCTGCCGGGCCTCCTCGACACCGAGGCGATCCGCAAGGACTTCCCCCTGCTGGATCGTACGGTCCACGACGGGAAGAAGATCGTTTACCTGGACAGTGCGGCGACCTCGCAGAAGCCGCGCCAGGTGCTCGACGCCCTCAACGAGTACTACGAGCGGCACAACGCCAATGTGCACCGCGGTGTGTACACGATCGCGGAGGAGGCCACGGCGCTGTACGAGGGCGCCCGTGACAAGATCGCCGCGTTCATCAACGCGCCCAGCCGCAACGAGGTGATCTTCACCAAGAACGCCTCGGAGTCGCTCAACCTCGTGGCCAACATGCTCGGCTGGGCCGACGAGCCCTACCGGGTCGACCACGAGACCGAGATCGTCACCACCGAGATGGAGCACCACTCCAACATCGTGCCGTGGCAGCTGCTCTCGCAGCGCACGGGCGCGAAGCTGAAGTGGTTCGGCATCACGGACGACGGCCGCCTCGACCTGTCCAACATCGACGAGATCATCACCGAGAAGACGAAGATCGTCTCCTTCACGCTGGTCTCCAACATCATGGGCACGATCAACCCGGTCGAGCAGATCGTCCGGCGCGCCCAGGAGGTCGGTGCGCTGGTCTGCATCGACGCCTCGCAGGCCGCCCCGCACATGGTGCTCGACGTGCAGGCGCTGCAGGCCGACTTCGTGGCCTTCACCGGCCACAAGATGGTCGGCCCGACCGGTATCGGCGTGCTCTGGGGACGGCAGGAGCTCCTGGAGGACCTGCCGCCGTTCCTCGGCGGCGGCGAGATGATCGAGACCGTGTCGATGCACTCCTCGACCTACGCCCCGGCGCCGCACAAGTTCGAGGCGGGTACGCCTCCGATCGCCCAGGCCGTCGGCCTCGGCGCGGCCGTGGACTACCTCTCGGCCATCGGCATGGAGAACATCCACCGCCATGAGCAGGCCATCACCGCCTACGCGGTGAAGCGGCTGCTGGAGGTGCCGGACCTCAGGATCATCGGCCCGGCCACCGCGGAGGACCGCGGCGCCACGATCTCCTTCACGCTCGGCGACATCCACCCGCACGACGTGGGCCAGGTGCTCGACGAGCAGGGCATCGCGGTCCGGGTCGGACACCACTGCGCACGGCCGGTCTGCCTGCGGTACGGAATTCCTGCGACCACGCGGGCGTCGTTCTATCTGTACTCCACGCCCGCCGAGGTCGACGCCCTGGTGGACGGCCTGGAACACGTCCGGAACTTTTTCGGTTAG
- a CDS encoding bifunctional 3-phenylpropionate/cinnamic acid dioxygenase ferredoxin subunit has translation MAFVKACALSELEDDTPKRVELDGTPVSVVRTEGEVFAINDICSHANVSLSEGEVEDCSIECWLHGSSFDLRTGKPSGLPATRPVPVYPVKIEGDDVLVSVTQES, from the coding sequence ATGGCCTTCGTCAAAGCCTGTGCGCTGAGCGAGCTGGAGGACGACACCCCCAAAAGGGTGGAGCTCGACGGCACGCCGGTCTCCGTCGTCCGCACCGAGGGCGAGGTGTTCGCGATCAACGACATCTGCTCGCACGCGAACGTCTCGCTGTCCGAGGGCGAGGTCGAGGACTGTTCGATCGAGTGCTGGCTGCACGGATCGAGTTTCGACCTGCGCACCGGCAAGCCGTCCGGCCTTCCCGCGACACGCCCCGTCCCCGTATACCCCGTCAAGATCGAAGGGGACGATGTGCTCGTCTCCGTCACCCAGGAGTCCTGA
- a CDS encoding LacI family DNA-binding transcriptional regulator has product MEEPKRRARPGRAPSPAGRTSRPRQAEVARLAGVSQATVSLVLGARKQGATISEETRRKVLDAVRTLGYVPDPAASRLAAARNNLLGVFSFTSTFPTDVQHSYYPFLVGVEQEAAVRGYDLVLFTGSSTGGAGAAGPHALNRVRLADGCLFLGRHAPADELLRLVADGFPVVHLGRRDELEGLAWVGADYISASREVVAHLASLGHRRIVLVREDDDAPASTDREHGFLKGLEEAGLPGGPGAVFRSADPERDLTAERLRGWLDDGVTAFVAEETDTGDAWRALHGAAHFVGIDCPRDASLAVLGSPPPDLADGPAITGFDIPRTRLGAAAVRMLAALVAGEEATEPLVACAFRPGATAGPPPPGHL; this is encoded by the coding sequence GTGGAAGAACCCAAGCGGCGGGCCCGGCCGGGCCGCGCCCCCTCGCCCGCGGGCCGCACGTCCCGGCCCCGGCAGGCCGAGGTCGCGCGTCTCGCCGGGGTCTCCCAGGCCACGGTCTCGCTGGTCCTCGGGGCGCGGAAACAGGGCGCCACGATCTCGGAGGAGACCCGGCGCAAGGTGCTCGACGCGGTGCGCACGCTCGGCTACGTCCCCGATCCGGCAGCCAGCAGGCTGGCCGCCGCGCGCAACAACCTGCTCGGGGTCTTCAGCTTCACCTCCACGTTCCCGACCGACGTGCAGCACTCGTACTACCCGTTCCTCGTCGGTGTCGAGCAGGAGGCCGCGGTCCGCGGCTACGACCTGGTGCTCTTCACCGGCTCCAGTACGGGCGGCGCCGGGGCCGCCGGTCCGCACGCGCTCAACCGGGTGCGGCTCGCCGACGGCTGTCTGTTCCTCGGACGCCACGCGCCCGCCGACGAGCTGCTGCGCCTGGTGGCCGACGGCTTCCCCGTGGTCCACCTGGGCCGCAGGGACGAGCTGGAGGGGCTGGCGTGGGTCGGCGCCGACTACATCAGCGCCAGCCGGGAGGTCGTCGCGCACCTCGCCTCCCTCGGGCACCGCCGCATCGTGCTCGTCCGCGAGGACGACGATGCCCCCGCGTCCACCGACCGCGAGCACGGCTTCCTCAAGGGCCTGGAGGAGGCGGGGCTGCCGGGCGGCCCCGGGGCCGTCTTCCGTTCGGCCGACCCGGAGCGCGACCTCACCGCGGAGCGGCTGCGCGGCTGGCTGGACGACGGGGTGACCGCGTTCGTCGCGGAGGAGACCGACACCGGCGATGCCTGGCGGGCCCTGCACGGCGCCGCACACTTCGTCGGGATCGACTGCCCGCGCGACGCCTCGCTCGCGGTGCTCGGCAGCCCGCCGCCGGACCTCGCGGACGGCCCGGCCATCACCGGATTCGACATCCCCCGTACGCGGCTGGGCGCCGCCGCCGTGCGGATGCTCGCCGCGCTGGTCGCCGGGGAGGAGGCGACGGAACCCCTCGTGGCCTGCGCCTTCCGCCCCGGCGCGACGGCCGGCCCGCCGCCCCCCGGCCATCTGTGA
- the sufC gene encoding Fe-S cluster assembly ATPase SufC — MATLEIRDLHVTVEADNATKEILKGVDLTVKQGETHAIMGPNGSGKSTLAYSLAGHPKYTVTSGTVTLDGEDVLEMSVDERARAGLFLAMQYPVEIPGVSVSNFLRTSATAVRGEAPKLRTWVKEVKETMSGLQMDPSFAERNVNEGFSGGEKKRHEILQLELLKPKVAILDETDSGLDVDALRVVSEGVNRVRETGEVGTLLITHYTRILRYIKPDFVHVFANGRIAESGGAELADKLENEGYEAYVKGGASA; from the coding sequence ATGGCAACGCTTGAAATCCGCGACCTGCACGTCACCGTCGAGGCCGACAACGCCACGAAGGAGATCCTCAAGGGCGTCGACCTGACCGTGAAGCAGGGCGAGACCCACGCCATCATGGGCCCCAACGGGTCCGGCAAGTCCACCCTCGCGTACTCGCTGGCGGGGCACCCCAAGTACACCGTCACCAGCGGCACGGTCACCCTGGACGGCGAGGACGTCCTGGAGATGTCCGTCGACGAGCGGGCCCGCGCCGGCCTGTTCCTCGCCATGCAGTACCCGGTCGAGATCCCCGGTGTCTCGGTCTCCAACTTCCTGCGCACCTCCGCCACCGCCGTCCGCGGCGAGGCGCCCAAGCTCCGCACCTGGGTGAAGGAGGTCAAGGAGACGATGTCCGGCCTCCAGATGGACCCGTCCTTCGCCGAGCGCAACGTCAACGAGGGCTTCTCCGGCGGTGAGAAGAAGCGCCACGAGATCCTTCAGCTGGAGCTCCTCAAGCCGAAGGTCGCGATCCTCGACGAGACCGACTCCGGCCTCGACGTCGACGCCCTGCGCGTCGTCTCCGAGGGCGTCAACCGGGTCCGTGAGACCGGCGAGGTCGGCACCCTGCTGATCACGCACTACACCCGGATCCTCCGGTACATCAAGCCCGACTTCGTGCACGTGTTCGCCAACGGCCGGATCGCCGAGTCCGGCGGCGCCGAGCTCGCCGACAAGCTGGAGAACGAGGGCTACGAGGCATATGTGAAGGGTGGCGCTTCCGCGTGA
- a CDS encoding FAD-dependent oxidoreductase: MIPEPDILIVGAGLGGVAAALAACRAGRTVVLTEETDWIGGQLTSQAVPPDEHPWVEEFGTTASYRALRESIRDHYRRWYPLRSEALALTTLNPGAGRVSKLCHEPRVALAVLEAMLAPHRSSGRLTLLTEHRPVAAEAGDDDTVRSVTLEDTRTGNRRTLGARYVIDATETGELLELAGVEHVTGAEARGEFDEPHAPEEAQPLNQQGITVCFALSHHEGEDHTIERPADYDFWRAYRPDFWPGPLLGFLAPDPRSLEAVPRTFVPNPDLDPLDVNADQSADAGDKELFGFRRILARKLHRPGAFDSDITLVNWPLNDYWLKPLVGAGEETSAAALAGARQLSLSVLYWLQTEAPRADGGRGFPGLRPRPDITGTPDGLAKAPYVRESRRIKAVTTVTEHDVSIDIVGPYGGTRYRDSVGVGNYRIDLHPSTGGDNYIDIGSVPFEIPLGALIPRRVRNLLPAGKNIGTTHITNGCYRLHPVEWNIGEVAGALAAHCVAEGVEPHRVQAEDKRFEAFAQVLDREGVQRHWPDVRGY; the protein is encoded by the coding sequence GTGATACCCGAACCCGACATCCTCATCGTGGGCGCCGGTCTCGGCGGCGTCGCCGCCGCCCTCGCCGCCTGCCGGGCGGGACGCACCGTCGTCCTCACCGAGGAGACGGACTGGATCGGCGGCCAGCTCACCTCGCAGGCGGTCCCGCCGGACGAGCACCCCTGGGTGGAGGAGTTCGGGACCACCGCCTCGTACCGCGCCCTGCGCGAGTCCATCAGGGACCACTACCGCCGCTGGTACCCGCTGCGTTCCGAGGCCTTGGCCCTCACCACCCTCAACCCCGGGGCCGGCCGCGTCAGCAAGCTCTGCCACGAGCCGCGCGTCGCCCTCGCCGTACTGGAGGCGATGCTCGCACCGCACCGCTCGTCCGGCCGGCTCACGCTCCTCACCGAGCACCGCCCGGTCGCCGCCGAGGCGGGCGACGACGACACCGTGCGGTCCGTCACGCTGGAGGACACCCGAACCGGCAACCGCCGTACCCTCGGCGCCCGTTACGTCATCGACGCGACCGAGACCGGCGAGCTGCTCGAACTCGCCGGGGTGGAGCATGTGACCGGCGCGGAGGCGCGCGGCGAGTTCGACGAGCCGCACGCTCCCGAGGAGGCCCAGCCCCTCAACCAGCAGGGCATCACGGTGTGTTTCGCGCTCTCCCACCACGAGGGCGAGGACCACACCATCGAGCGGCCCGCCGACTACGACTTCTGGCGCGCCTACCGGCCGGACTTCTGGCCGGGCCCGCTGCTCGGTTTCCTCGCCCCCGACCCCCGCAGCCTGGAAGCCGTACCGCGCACCTTCGTCCCCAACCCGGACCTCGACCCGCTCGACGTCAACGCCGACCAGTCGGCCGACGCGGGCGACAAGGAACTCTTCGGCTTCCGCCGCATCCTGGCCCGCAAACTGCACCGGCCCGGCGCCTTCGACTCCGACATCACGCTGGTCAACTGGCCGCTCAACGACTACTGGCTCAAGCCCCTGGTCGGCGCAGGCGAGGAGACATCGGCCGCCGCGCTGGCCGGGGCCCGCCAGCTCTCGCTGTCGGTGCTGTACTGGCTCCAGACCGAGGCGCCGCGCGCCGACGGCGGCCGGGGATTCCCCGGGCTCCGGCCGCGCCCCGACATCACCGGCACGCCCGACGGGCTCGCCAAGGCCCCGTACGTCCGCGAGTCGCGCCGGATCAAGGCCGTCACCACCGTCACCGAGCACGACGTGTCCATCGACATCGTCGGCCCGTACGGCGGCACCCGGTACCGGGACTCCGTCGGCGTCGGCAACTACCGCATCGACCTGCACCCCTCCACCGGGGGCGACAACTACATCGACATCGGTTCCGTGCCGTTCGAGATCCCCCTCGGCGCCCTGATTCCGCGCCGCGTCCGCAACCTGCTGCCCGCCGGCAAGAACATCGGCACCACCCACATCACCAACGGCTGCTACCGGCTCCACCCGGTGGAATGGAACATCGGCGAGGTCGCCGGCGCCCTCGCCGCGCACTGTGTCGCCGAGGGCGTCGAGCCGCACCGCGTCCAGGCCGAGGACAAGCGGTTCGAGGCGTTCGCCCAGGTGCTGGACCGCGAAGGCGTCCAGCGCCACTGGCCCGATGTACGCGGCTACTGA
- the sufD gene encoding Fe-S cluster assembly protein SufD — MAEAQNIPAGSTTAGSIAVAAESTVATRMSAPPSFDVADFPVPHGREEEWRFTPLERLRGLHDGTAVATGNAVKVAIEAPAGVTVETVGRDDARLGRAGTPVDRVAAQAYSSFEQASVVTVEKEAVLTEPIRIAVHGEGGVAFGHQVVELGAFAEAVVVIDHTGDAVLAANVDYVLGDGAKLTVVSVQDWDERAVHVGQHNALVGRDASFKSIVVTFGGDLVRIHPRIAYAGTGGEAELFGLYFTDKGQHQEHRLLVDHNTPHCKSNVAYKGALQGDGAHAVWIGDVLIQAAAEGTDTYEMNRNLVLTDGARVDSVPNLEIETGEIVGAGHASATGRFDDEQLFYLQSRGIPAEEARRLVVRGFFAELVQQIGLPDVEARLLDKIETELKASV, encoded by the coding sequence ATGGCTGAGGCTCAGAACATTCCTGCGGGGTCCACCACCGCCGGTTCCATCGCGGTGGCCGCGGAGTCGACCGTCGCCACGCGCATGAGCGCACCCCCGTCCTTCGACGTCGCGGACTTCCCGGTCCCGCACGGCCGCGAGGAGGAGTGGCGGTTCACCCCGCTGGAGCGGCTGCGCGGGCTGCACGACGGCACCGCCGTCGCCACCGGCAACGCGGTGAAGGTCGCCATCGAGGCCCCCGCGGGCGTCACGGTCGAGACCGTCGGCCGCGACGACGCCCGCCTCGGCCGGGCCGGCACGCCGGTGGACCGGGTCGCCGCGCAGGCGTACTCGTCCTTCGAGCAGGCCTCCGTCGTCACCGTCGAGAAGGAAGCCGTGCTCACCGAGCCGATCCGGATCGCGGTGCACGGCGAGGGCGGGGTGGCCTTCGGCCACCAGGTCGTCGAGCTGGGCGCCTTCGCCGAGGCCGTCGTCGTCATCGACCACACCGGCGACGCGGTGCTCGCCGCCAACGTGGACTACGTCCTGGGCGACGGCGCCAAGCTGACCGTCGTCTCCGTGCAGGACTGGGACGAGCGGGCCGTGCACGTCGGCCAGCACAACGCCCTGGTCGGCCGGGACGCCTCGTTCAAGTCCATCGTCGTCACCTTCGGCGGTGACCTGGTCCGGATCCACCCGCGGATCGCCTACGCGGGCACGGGCGGCGAGGCCGAGCTCTTCGGTCTGTACTTCACCGACAAGGGCCAGCACCAGGAGCACCGCCTCCTGGTCGACCACAACACCCCGCACTGCAAGTCCAACGTGGCCTACAAGGGCGCACTGCAGGGCGACGGCGCGCACGCCGTCTGGATCGGCGACGTCCTCATCCAGGCGGCCGCCGAGGGCACCGACACCTACGAGATGAACCGCAACCTGGTTCTCACCGACGGTGCCCGGGTCGACTCGGTGCCGAACCTGGAGATCGAGACCGGTGAGATCGTCGGCGCCGGCCACGCCTCCGCGACCGGCCGCTTCGACGACGAGCAGCTGTTCTACCTGCAGTCCCGGGGCATCCCGGCCGAGGAGGCGCGCCGCCTCGTCGTGCGCGGCTTCTTCGCCGAGCTGGTCCAGCAGATCGGCCTGCCGGACGTCGAAGCCCGTCTCCTCGACAAGATCGAGACCGAGCTGAAGGCGTCGGTCTGA